A DNA window from Salvelinus sp. IW2-2015 linkage group LG4q.1:29, ASM291031v2, whole genome shotgun sequence contains the following coding sequences:
- the LOC111962257 gene encoding mesoderm posterior protein 1-like — MDSVDFSKLLFLQAGEHLLDSDGFLKPSCPSSDSGYYSACSSLSPASSIDSFCLSPPCLQWGGGQEKDDSNASGCISHVAKRKRIEKLPAQEKRSRSKFPGKKRESASEREKLRMRDLTKALNHLRTYLPPSVAPAGQTLTKIETLRLTIRYISHLSAQLELSEKEPCLKREMETTPRQYMPQCPQGSSMSGQWYQERLQGNIQSNDQYCLPLVTSCTNNTEPQPDYLTSAVSYQDMTLYPVNMPLYHLYNSVCNLLIDIIQ; from the coding sequence ATGGATTCCGTTGATTTCTCTAAACTCTTGTTTCTCCAGGCTGGAGAGCATCTGCTGGACAGTGATGGCTTTCTGAAGCCGAGCTGTCCCAGCTCCGACTCTGGTTATTACAGTGCCTGTAGTAGCCtgtcacctgcctcctccattgactccttctgcctctctcccccttgtttaCAGTGGGGAGGTGGTCAGGAGAAGGACGATTCCAACGCTTCAGGCTGCATCAGCCATGTTGCCAAAAGAAAGAGGATAGAAAAACTCCCAGCTCAGGAGAAGAGGTCTAGGTCCAAGTTCCCTGGGAAGAAGCGGGAAAGCGCCAGCGAGAGGGAGAAGCTGAGGATGAGAGACCTGACCAAAGCCCTCAACCACCTCAGGACCTACCTGCCCCCGTCTGTGGCTCCGGCTGGACAGACTCTGACCAAGATCGAGACCCTGCGCCTCACCATCAGGTACATCTCCCACCTTTCAGCCCAGCTAGAGCTCAGCGAGAAGGAGCCATGTCTGAAAAGAGAGATGGAAACCACACCACGCCAGTATATGCCACAATGCCCTCAGGGAAGCTCCATGTCTGGACAATGGTATCAGGAGAGACTACAGGGGAACATCCAGAGCAATGATCAATACTGTCTGCCACTGGTCACATCATGTACCAACAACACAGAGCCACAACCAGACTACCTGACGTCAGCAGTCTCCTATCAGGACATGACCTTATATCCGGTAAATATGCCTCTATATCACCTCTATAATAGTGTCTGTAATCTTCTTATTGATATTATCCAATAG